A genome region from Methanobacterium subterraneum includes the following:
- the rpl18a gene encoding 50S ribosomal protein L18Ae: protein MKTKIFRVQGKFIMGDRFKPFTKELKAMGEDDIKEKIYSEFGSKHHIVRNQIHIQKIEEISAEEVQDTLIKSLTSE, encoded by the coding sequence ATGAAGACAAAAATATTTAGAGTGCAAGGTAAGTTCATCATGGGCGACAGGTTCAAACCATTCACTAAGGAACTGAAAGCCATGGGTGAAGATGATATTAAGGAGAAAATATACTCCGAATTTGGTAGCAAACATCACATTGTACGCAATCAAATACACATTCAAAAGATAGAAGAAATCTCTGCTGAAGAAGTTCAGGACACACTGATAAAATCACTGACTTCGGAGTGA
- a CDS encoding translation initiation factor IF-6, with amino-acid sequence MIRRVNLAGNPNLGVSIAATDKVALAPPNLGEKMVGVVEECLQVPVIKTPISGSSLAGALAVGNSRGFVVSKYAFDTELNAIKDSGLEVERIPDRLTAVGNIILANDHGAMVNPLLSDEAVDVVSETLDIEVVRGSIANFKIAGSVAVATNKGVLVHPLATSDELEFLEKTMKVPVDVGTVNQGTKLVGAGAVANSNGVMVGEKTTGPEMARIEESLGFLEELL; translated from the coding sequence ATGATTAGGAGAGTTAATCTGGCAGGCAATCCCAACCTTGGTGTTTCCATTGCAGCTACCGATAAAGTGGCTTTGGCCCCACCTAACCTGGGAGAAAAAATGGTGGGAGTTGTGGAGGAATGCCTCCAGGTCCCGGTAATAAAAACCCCCATCAGTGGAAGTAGCCTTGCCGGTGCCCTTGCAGTAGGAAACTCCAGGGGATTTGTAGTATCCAAATATGCGTTTGACACAGAGTTAAATGCCATTAAGGACTCTGGGTTGGAAGTAGAACGGATACCGGACCGACTCACTGCAGTGGGTAACATCATCCTGGCCAATGACCACGGGGCAATGGTGAATCCACTACTCTCAGATGAAGCAGTGGATGTTGTATCTGAAACCCTGGATATTGAAGTGGTCAGAGGCAGTATAGCTAATTTCAAAATCGCTGGATCAGTGGCTGTGGCCACCAATAAAGGAGTACTGGTTCACCCACTAGCAACATCAGATGAATTAGAGTTCCTGGAGAAAACCATGAAGGTTCCTGTGGATGTGGGAACCGTTAACCAGGGAACAAAACTGGTGGGAGCAGGCGCAGTGGCTAACTCCAATGGAGTTATGGTGGGAGAAAAGACTACCGGTCCGGAAATGGCAAGAATAGAAGAATCATTAGGTTTTCTTGAGGAATTATTATGA
- a CDS encoding 50S ribosomal protein L31e, which translates to MERVYVIPLRDAKKAPRTKRSPKATRVVREFIQKHMKSEDVKMDESVNEKIWERGIQKIPPKIKVKATKEEDGSVLVTLAQ; encoded by the coding sequence ATGGAAAGAGTTTACGTTATACCCCTTCGGGATGCAAAAAAGGCACCCCGTACCAAAAGGTCACCTAAAGCCACCCGTGTGGTAAGGGAATTCATCCAGAAACACATGAAATCCGAAGACGTCAAAATGGACGAATCGGTAAATGAAAAAATATGGGAAAGGGGAATTCAGAAAATACCCCCTAAGATCAAGGTTAAGGCAACCAAAGAAGAAGATGGTTCCGTTCTGGTCACCCTAGCTCAGTAG
- a CDS encoding 50S ribosomal protein L39e: MSRNRPLAKKLRMAKAGKQNRRVPLWVMMKTNRKVRTHPKMRHWRRSSLKV, from the coding sequence ATGAGCAGAAATAGACCATTAGCCAAAAAGTTAAGAATGGCAAAGGCAGGCAAGCAGAACAGGCGAGTGCCTCTATGGGTTATGATGAAGACCAATCGTAAGGTCAGAACTCACCCGAAGATGAGACACTGGAGAAGAAGTAGTCTAAAGGTATAA
- a CDS encoding DUF7411 family protein — MKAAVLYSGGKDSSLMAVILKRLGYQVDLLTANFGFYPSWKSAAESASALGFKHSILEADPNLLEGVVDLILHDGFPNQGINHLHREVLKLAAEKYPLVADGTRRDDRVPKLNQMEIQSLEDSKGVQYLNLAGWGHRTIKQLSEQFFNLVKEPTSMENNSDYEIEIRFLITNREGEEAASNLFPPHTQSRVIGWREDEQK, encoded by the coding sequence ATGAAAGCCGCGGTACTCTATAGCGGGGGTAAAGACAGCTCGTTAATGGCTGTCATACTAAAACGCTTAGGATATCAGGTGGACCTTTTAACAGCCAATTTCGGTTTTTATCCCTCCTGGAAATCAGCAGCAGAATCTGCATCCGCATTGGGTTTCAAACACAGTATCCTGGAAGCAGATCCCAATCTCCTGGAGGGAGTGGTGGACTTGATCCTGCACGATGGATTTCCCAACCAGGGGATTAACCACCTGCACCGGGAAGTATTAAAACTGGCCGCAGAGAAATATCCTTTAGTGGCAGATGGTACCCGCAGAGATGATAGGGTGCCTAAGCTAAATCAAATGGAAATACAAAGCCTTGAAGATTCTAAAGGTGTCCAGTATTTGAACCTTGCAGGATGGGGTCATAGAACTATAAAACAGTTGTCAGAACAATTTTTCAACCTGGTGAAAGAACCCACCAGTATGGAAAACAATTCTGACTATGAGATTGAAATAAGATTTCTCATAACCAATCGTGAAGGTGAGGAAGCAGCTAGTAATTTATTCCCACCACACACACAATCAAGAGTAATAGGATGGAGAGAAGATGAGCAGAAATAG
- a CDS encoding DNA-binding protein: MSDIEEIRRRRMEELQQQAAAQQAQQQSPDAQSQEQMRREMEAQKRQAMMQILTPEARSRLANLRLTKPEFVDQIEMQLIQLAQMGRVQSKITDEQLKELLRKLAGQKRDINITWK, from the coding sequence ATGAGCGATATTGAGGAAATAAGGCGTAGGAGAATGGAAGAACTGCAACAGCAGGCAGCAGCTCAACAGGCTCAACAGCAATCTCCAGATGCCCAATCCCAGGAACAAATGCGCAGGGAGATGGAAGCTCAGAAGAGACAGGCAATGATGCAGATACTCACCCCTGAAGCACGCAGTCGCCTGGCTAACCTCCGTCTCACCAAACCCGAGTTCGTGGATCAAATCGAAATGCAACTCATTCAACTAGCCCAGATGGGCCGGGTGCAGTCAAAAATTACTGACGAGCAGCTTAAAGAGTTACTCCGCAAACTAGCAGGTCAAAAAAGAGATATTAACATCACTTGGAAATGA
- a CDS encoding 30S ribosomal protein S19e: MTTIYDVPADSLISQVAKELNENKKITPPEWTPFVKTGVHKERRPENPDWWYVRCASILRRVYIDGPVGINSLRTYYGGKKDRGTSPEKFRRGSGSVTRTALHQLEDAGFVEKREDGRVVTPAGRSFMDKASFELKKDIPELAKY, encoded by the coding sequence ATGACTACAATTTACGATGTACCTGCCGACTCGCTCATTAGTCAAGTCGCCAAGGAATTAAATGAAAACAAAAAGATAACCCCCCCAGAATGGACTCCATTCGTCAAAACAGGGGTTCACAAAGAGAGAAGACCTGAAAACCCTGACTGGTGGTATGTGCGATGCGCATCCATACTTCGCCGGGTTTACATAGATGGTCCCGTGGGAATTAACAGCCTAAGAACTTACTACGGTGGGAAAAAGGACAGAGGCACCAGCCCTGAAAAATTCAGGCGAGGTAGTGGCTCTGTAACTCGAACAGCCCTTCACCAGTTAGAAGACGCCGGGTTTGTTGAAAAACGAGAAGACGGACGTGTGGTAACTCCTGCTGGAAGGTCTTTCATGGACAAAGCATCCTTCGAGTTAAAAAAAGATATTCCTGAACTGGCAAAATATTAA
- a CDS encoding YhbY family RNA-binding protein — MHRSLSTITLNIGKSGVNSGVMDEINRQLKEREVVKLRFSKGISPEKENYITHIIEKSNAKLIDFRGNVAVIFKKKR; from the coding sequence ATGCATAGATCCCTTTCAACCATCACCCTAAACATAGGCAAATCCGGAGTTAACTCTGGTGTTATGGATGAAATCAACCGCCAACTCAAAGAAAGAGAAGTGGTGAAGCTCAGATTTTCAAAGGGTATATCCCCTGAGAAAGAAAACTATATTACCCACATCATCGAAAAATCAAATGCTAAACTCATTGATTTTCGAGGTAACGTTGCAGTAATCTTCAAAAAAAAGAGATAA
- a CDS encoding ribonuclease P protein component 4, which produces MIKIALERMEILLQRAEEEFALHPERSHRYVEMARKIATKYNLKMPSSWRGRFCRNCNKFLKPGSNCQLRLKDSMVNIKCMECGEIMRKPYMKEKKAKRRSKIESRTFQEGTDA; this is translated from the coding sequence ATGATAAAAATAGCCCTAGAGCGTATGGAAATCCTCTTACAACGTGCTGAGGAAGAATTTGCTCTTCATCCTGAGCGTTCCCATAGATACGTGGAAATGGCCCGAAAAATAGCCACCAAGTATAACCTGAAAATGCCATCCTCATGGAGGGGAAGGTTCTGCCGGAACTGTAATAAATTCCTGAAACCAGGTTCTAACTGTCAGCTCCGTTTGAAAGATTCAATGGTAAACATAAAATGCATGGAATGTGGAGAAATTATGAGAAAGCCTTACATGAAAGAAAAAAAGGCAAAACGGAGGAGTAAAATTGAATCCCGCACATTCCAAGAAGGAACTGATGCATAG
- a CDS encoding adenylate kinase family protein encodes MILILTGTPGTGKTTISCLLAEKLGYQLVDVNQLVDEKHLYTGLDPEKDYKIVDMEALEEELHKILEEDHLGADSDEKFGIIIEGHLSHYFPQADLVVVLRTEPSILKGRLQKRGWKETKIHENLEAEALDICTWEAHQIHSTKVHEIETTNLTPEEAVNLILEVIAGKKLFPVGEIDFSGYLGG; translated from the coding sequence ATGATTTTAATCCTCACAGGAACTCCTGGAACTGGTAAAACCACCATCTCCTGCCTTCTCGCTGAAAAACTAGGCTACCAACTGGTGGATGTAAACCAACTGGTAGATGAAAAACACCTCTACACCGGTTTAGACCCTGAAAAAGACTATAAAATTGTGGATATGGAGGCTTTAGAGGAAGAACTTCACAAGATCCTTGAAGAGGATCATCTTGGAGCTGATTCTGATGAAAAGTTCGGTATAATAATTGAGGGACACCTATCCCATTATTTCCCCCAGGCTGATCTGGTGGTGGTCCTCCGTACTGAACCCAGCATTCTCAAAGGAAGACTCCAAAAAAGAGGCTGGAAAGAAACTAAAATTCATGAAAACCTGGAAGCAGAGGCCCTGGATATTTGCACATGGGAAGCCCATCAGATACACAGCACCAAAGTACATGAAATTGAAACCACCAACTTAACTCCTGAAGAAGCAGTTAACCTTATTTTAGAAGTTATTGCAGGGAAAAAATTATTCCCTGTTGGTGAAATTGATTTTTCAGGATATCTAGGTGGATAG
- a CDS encoding sulfide-dependent adenosine diphosphate thiazole synthase, with amino-acid sequence MKLDDIIVSKGIVAGYMEELLDYMEMDVAIGGGGPSGLTAGYYLAKAGLKVALFEKKLSMGGGMWGGGMMFNKIVVQEEGKRILDEMGIRNQEYEEGYYLADSVESASTICSKACQAGLKVFNLMEIEDVMIKGEGVEGLVINWSPVEMAGLHVDPITVGARAVIDATGHPCEVVKVLERKMEAPLKTETGKIMGEKSMWADVAEQNIMGNVGEIYPGMYVTGMAANAVHGSPRMGPIFGGMLLSGEKVAEMLIEKLK; translated from the coding sequence ATGAAACTGGATGATATCATAGTCTCAAAGGGAATAGTTGCCGGATACATGGAAGAATTACTGGATTACATGGAAATGGATGTGGCTATAGGTGGAGGGGGCCCATCAGGTCTCACCGCCGGATACTACCTGGCCAAAGCAGGGCTGAAAGTAGCTTTGTTTGAGAAAAAACTCAGTATGGGTGGTGGAATGTGGGGTGGGGGTATGATGTTCAACAAGATAGTAGTCCAGGAAGAAGGAAAACGAATCCTGGATGAAATGGGTATCCGAAACCAGGAATATGAAGAAGGATACTACCTTGCCGATTCTGTGGAATCAGCTTCCACCATCTGCTCCAAAGCCTGCCAGGCGGGGTTGAAAGTCTTCAACCTCATGGAAATTGAAGATGTGATGATCAAGGGGGAAGGTGTGGAAGGGTTGGTAATCAACTGGAGCCCGGTGGAAATGGCAGGTCTGCACGTAGATCCCATCACCGTCGGTGCCCGGGCAGTTATCGATGCCACAGGACACCCCTGTGAAGTGGTTAAGGTCCTGGAAAGGAAAATGGAAGCACCCCTTAAAACTGAAACCGGCAAAATCATGGGAGAAAAGTCCATGTGGGCTGATGTAGCTGAACAGAACATAATGGGCAATGTGGGTGAAATCTACCCTGGAATGTACGTTACTGGAATGGCAGCCAACGCTGTGCACGGTTCACCACGTATGGGTCCCATCTTTGGGGGTATGCTTCTATCTGGAGAAAAAGTGGCGGAGATGCTCATTGAAAAGCTGAAATGA
- a CDS encoding OBG GTPase family GTP-binding protein produces the protein MDIEDRIRKIEEEITKTPYNKATSHHIGKLKAKISKLREESIKRGSSGTKGRGFTLKKSGDSTVVLVGFPSVGKSTILNQITNAQSKIGAYEFTTLDVIPGVMDYRGAQIQIFDIPGIITGASKGKGRGREILSVARNADLIVMVLDVFNPHHQDLILEELLNIGIRPSQNAPDVTVKRRKIGGVKVASTVPLTHMDDGTIRSILNEYGVHSADVLIREDVTVDRFIDSLDNSIVYIPLLLVVNKIDLADASYLEELQEKMGDALYIAADKGMMIDELKEEIFDHLKLIRIYLKPQGKKADLEDPLIVRKGSTVEDVAGKLHRDFLKNFRHAKIWGSSVKFPGQKVGLDHVMEDKDVLRLIIKK, from the coding sequence ATGGACATCGAAGACAGGATCCGCAAGATCGAAGAGGAGATCACCAAAACCCCTTACAACAAGGCAACCTCCCATCATATTGGGAAATTAAAGGCAAAAATCTCCAAGTTAAGGGAGGAATCAATAAAAAGAGGTTCATCAGGTACTAAAGGGAGAGGGTTCACTCTTAAAAAGAGTGGGGATTCAACTGTGGTTCTGGTAGGGTTTCCTTCAGTGGGAAAATCCACCATACTCAACCAGATCACCAATGCCCAGTCCAAGATAGGGGCCTATGAGTTCACCACCCTGGATGTGATTCCCGGGGTTATGGATTATCGTGGAGCGCAGATACAGATATTCGACATTCCGGGAATAATAACCGGAGCTTCCAAGGGAAAAGGAAGGGGAAGGGAAATCCTTTCAGTGGCCCGGAATGCGGACCTTATAGTCATGGTTCTGGATGTTTTCAACCCCCATCACCAGGATCTTATCCTGGAAGAACTCCTTAACATTGGAATCAGGCCCAGCCAGAATGCGCCTGATGTCACTGTAAAACGCAGGAAAATAGGTGGAGTTAAAGTTGCATCCACAGTACCCCTTACCCACATGGATGATGGAACCATCCGTTCCATACTCAACGAGTACGGTGTGCACAGTGCCGATGTTCTCATCAGGGAAGATGTCACTGTGGATCGCTTCATAGATTCACTGGACAACAGTATCGTATACATCCCCCTCCTCCTGGTGGTGAATAAGATCGACCTGGCAGATGCATCCTACCTGGAAGAACTCCAAGAAAAAATGGGGGATGCACTCTACATTGCTGCGGATAAGGGAATGATGATAGATGAGCTTAAAGAAGAAATCTTTGACCATCTTAAACTAATCCGAATTTATCTGAAGCCTCAGGGTAAGAAAGCCGACCTGGAAGATCCTTTAATTGTGAGGAAAGGTTCCACTGTGGAGGATGTTGCCGGTAAGTTACACCGAGATTTCCTAAAAAACTTCCGACATGCAAAGATATGGGGTAGCTCCGTGAAATTCCCCGGACAAAAAGTAGGACTGGACCATGTAATGGAAGATAAGGATGTTCTACGATTAATCATCAAGAAATAA